One window of the Oncorhynchus gorbuscha isolate QuinsamMale2020 ecotype Even-year linkage group LG17, OgorEven_v1.0, whole genome shotgun sequence genome contains the following:
- the LOC124001757 gene encoding heterogeneous nuclear ribonucleoprotein R isoform X2 gives MAAEVNGSSAPVKEEDEPMDITVTHTENYQTLIDAGLPQKVAESLDKIFQTGLVAYADLDERAIDALREFNEEGALSVLQQFRESDLSHVQNKSAFLCGVMKTYRQREKQGSKVQESTKGPDETKIKALLERTGYTLDVTTGQRKYGGPPPDEVYSGAQPGIGTEVFVGKIPRDLYEDELVPLFEKAGPIWDLRLMMDPLLSGQNRGYAFITFCNKDAALEAVKLCDNYEIRSGKYLGVCISVANNRLFVGSIPKNKTRESILEDFSKVTEGLVEVILYHQPDDKKKNRGFCFLEYEDHKTAAQARRRLMSGKVKVWGNPVTVEWADPVDEPDPEIMAKVKVLFVRNLATPVTEELLEKTFSQFGKLERVKKLKDYAFVHFEDRDAAVKAMQQMNGKELEGEEIEIVLAKPPDRKRKERQAQRQPTRTTGYDDYYYYPAPRMPPPMRGRGRGGRGGYAYPPDYYGYEDYYDDYYGGGYDYHDYRGGYDDPYYGGYDDVYVPRGRGGRVSRGAPPPPRGRGAPPPRGRGGYVQRGAPMGVPRGSRGSRGGPPQQRGRGIRGSRGNRGDNLGGKRKADGYNQPDSKRRQTNNQNWGSQPIAQQPLQQGGDYSGEDARTAAVE, from the exons ATGGCAGCTGAAGTGAATGGCAGTTCTGCTCCAGTTAAGGAGGAAGACGAACCAATGGacataacagtaacacacacagagaactacCAGACACTCATAGATGCAGGCCTTCCACAGAAAGTGGCGGAGAGCCTGGATAAGATATTTCAGACTG GACTGGTGGCTTACGCTGACCTGGACGAGAGAGCCATCGACGCCCTGAGGGAGTTCAATGAGGAGGGAGCCCTGTCAGTGTTACAGCAGTTCAGGGAGAGTGACCTGTCACATGTGCAG AACAAAAGTGCATTTCTCTGTGGTGTGATGAAGACATACCGACAGCGAGAAAAGCAAGGAAGTAAAGTTCAAGAATCCACAAAGGGTCCTGATGAGACTAAGATAAAG GCTCTTCTGGAAAGAACAGGTTACACTTTGGACGTCACCACAGGACAGAGGAAGTATGGGGGGCCTCCACCTGACGAGGTGTACTCAGGGGCCCAGCCTGGAATCGGAACAGAG GTATTTGTTGGCAAGATCCCCAGAGACTTGTATGAGGATGAGCTGGTGCCTCTGTTTGAGAAAGCCGGGCCCATTTGGGACCTGCGTCTAATGATGGACCCCCTTCTTTCGGGTCAGAACAGAGGATATGCCTTCATCACCTTCTGCAATAAAGATGCTGCCCTAGAGGCCGTCAAGCTT tGTGATAATTATGAAATCCGGTCGGggaaatacctgggtgtctgcaTCTCTGTCGCAAACAATCGGCTGTTTGTTGGGTCAATTCCAAAGAACAAGACAAGAGAAAGCATATTGGAAGATTTCAGCAAAGTCACAG AGGGCCTCGTGGAGGTGATACTCTACCACCAGCCAGATGATAAAAAGAAGAACCGTGGCTTCTGCTTCTTAGAATACGAGGACCACAAAACTGCGGCCCAGGCCCGTCGCCGCCTCATGAGTGGCAAGGTGAAGGTGTGGGGGAACCCTGTTACTGTTGAGTGGGCAGATCCAGTAGACGAACCGGACCCAGAGATTATGGCAAAG GTAAAGGTGCTGTTTGTGAGGAACCTGGCCACACCGGTCACAGAGGAGCTCCTAGAGAAAACGTTCTCCCAGTTTGGGAAGTTGGAGCGGGTGAAGAAGCTGAAAGACTATGCCTTTGTTCACTTTGAGGACAGAGATGCTGCCGTGAAG GCAATGCAACAAATGAATGGCAAAGAATTGGAAGGCGAGGAGATAGAGATTGTTCTGGCAAAGCCTCCggacaggaagaggaaagagCGGCAGGCCCAGAGACAGCCAACTAGGACCACAGG ATATGATGATTACTACTATTATCCTGCTCCACGCATGCCGCCTCCCATGCGAGGCAGGGGCCGAGGTGggagaggtggctatgcctaccCTCCAGACTACTACGGTTACGAGGACTACTACGACGATTACTACGGGGGTGGTTACGACTACCATGACTACCGAGGTGGCTACGACGACCCTTACTACGGGGGATACGATGATGTCTACGTGCCGAGAGGAAGGGGGGGCAGGGTGAGTCGAGGTGCCCCCCCTCCCCCTAGAGGCCGAGGAGCACCACCCCCCCGTGGCAGAGGTGGCTACGTCCAAAGGGGGGCTCCTATGGGTGTACCGAGGGGAAGCCGTGGGAGCCGGGGAGGTCCGCCCCAGCAGAGGGGCCGCGGCATCAGAGGGTCCAGGGGAAACCGCGGGGACAACTTGGGCGGGAAGAGGAAGGCTGACGGTTACAACCAACCGGACTCCAAGCGCCGGCAGACCAACAACCAGAACTGGGGCTCCCAACCCATTGCCCAGCAACCCCTGCAACAAGGTGGCGACTACTCTG GTGAAGACGCGAGAACGGCAGCGGTTGAGTGA
- the LOC124001757 gene encoding heterogeneous nuclear ribonucleoprotein R isoform X1 — protein MAAEVNGSSAPVKEEDEPMDITVTHTENYQTLIDAGLPQKVAESLDKIFQTGLVAYADLDERAIDALREFNEEGALSVLQQFRESDLSHVQNKSAFLCGVMKTYRQREKQGSKVQESTKGPDETKIKALLERTGYTLDVTTGQRKYGGPPPDEVYSGAQPGIGTEVFVGKIPRDLYEDELVPLFEKAGPIWDLRLMMDPLLSGQNRGYAFITFCNKDAALEAVKLCDNYEIRSGKYLGVCISVANNRLFVGSIPKNKTRESILEDFSKVTEGLVEVILYHQPDDKKKNRGFCFLEYEDHKTAAQARRRLMSGKVKVWGNPVTVEWADPVDEPDPEIMAKVKVLFVRNLATPVTEELLEKTFSQFGKLERVKKLKDYAFVHFEDRDAAVKAMQQMNGKELEGEEIEIVLAKPPDRKRKERQAQRQPTRTTGYDDYYYYPAPRMPPPMRGRGRGGRGGYAYPPDYYGYEDYYDDYYGGGYDYHDYRGGYDDPYYGGYDDVYVPRGRGGRVSRGAPPPPRGRGAPPPRGRGGYVQRGAPMGVPRGSRGSRGGPPQQRGRGIRGSRGNRGDNLGGKRKADGYNQPDSKRRQTNNQNWGSQPIAQQPLQQGGDYSGNYGYNNDNQEFYQDSYGHQWK, from the exons ATGGCAGCTGAAGTGAATGGCAGTTCTGCTCCAGTTAAGGAGGAAGACGAACCAATGGacataacagtaacacacacagagaactacCAGACACTCATAGATGCAGGCCTTCCACAGAAAGTGGCGGAGAGCCTGGATAAGATATTTCAGACTG GACTGGTGGCTTACGCTGACCTGGACGAGAGAGCCATCGACGCCCTGAGGGAGTTCAATGAGGAGGGAGCCCTGTCAGTGTTACAGCAGTTCAGGGAGAGTGACCTGTCACATGTGCAG AACAAAAGTGCATTTCTCTGTGGTGTGATGAAGACATACCGACAGCGAGAAAAGCAAGGAAGTAAAGTTCAAGAATCCACAAAGGGTCCTGATGAGACTAAGATAAAG GCTCTTCTGGAAAGAACAGGTTACACTTTGGACGTCACCACAGGACAGAGGAAGTATGGGGGGCCTCCACCTGACGAGGTGTACTCAGGGGCCCAGCCTGGAATCGGAACAGAG GTATTTGTTGGCAAGATCCCCAGAGACTTGTATGAGGATGAGCTGGTGCCTCTGTTTGAGAAAGCCGGGCCCATTTGGGACCTGCGTCTAATGATGGACCCCCTTCTTTCGGGTCAGAACAGAGGATATGCCTTCATCACCTTCTGCAATAAAGATGCTGCCCTAGAGGCCGTCAAGCTT tGTGATAATTATGAAATCCGGTCGGggaaatacctgggtgtctgcaTCTCTGTCGCAAACAATCGGCTGTTTGTTGGGTCAATTCCAAAGAACAAGACAAGAGAAAGCATATTGGAAGATTTCAGCAAAGTCACAG AGGGCCTCGTGGAGGTGATACTCTACCACCAGCCAGATGATAAAAAGAAGAACCGTGGCTTCTGCTTCTTAGAATACGAGGACCACAAAACTGCGGCCCAGGCCCGTCGCCGCCTCATGAGTGGCAAGGTGAAGGTGTGGGGGAACCCTGTTACTGTTGAGTGGGCAGATCCAGTAGACGAACCGGACCCAGAGATTATGGCAAAG GTAAAGGTGCTGTTTGTGAGGAACCTGGCCACACCGGTCACAGAGGAGCTCCTAGAGAAAACGTTCTCCCAGTTTGGGAAGTTGGAGCGGGTGAAGAAGCTGAAAGACTATGCCTTTGTTCACTTTGAGGACAGAGATGCTGCCGTGAAG GCAATGCAACAAATGAATGGCAAAGAATTGGAAGGCGAGGAGATAGAGATTGTTCTGGCAAAGCCTCCggacaggaagaggaaagagCGGCAGGCCCAGAGACAGCCAACTAGGACCACAGG ATATGATGATTACTACTATTATCCTGCTCCACGCATGCCGCCTCCCATGCGAGGCAGGGGCCGAGGTGggagaggtggctatgcctaccCTCCAGACTACTACGGTTACGAGGACTACTACGACGATTACTACGGGGGTGGTTACGACTACCATGACTACCGAGGTGGCTACGACGACCCTTACTACGGGGGATACGATGATGTCTACGTGCCGAGAGGAAGGGGGGGCAGGGTGAGTCGAGGTGCCCCCCCTCCCCCTAGAGGCCGAGGAGCACCACCCCCCCGTGGCAGAGGTGGCTACGTCCAAAGGGGGGCTCCTATGGGTGTACCGAGGGGAAGCCGTGGGAGCCGGGGAGGTCCGCCCCAGCAGAGGGGCCGCGGCATCAGAGGGTCCAGGGGAAACCGCGGGGACAACTTGGGCGGGAAGAGGAAGGCTGACGGTTACAACCAACCGGACTCCAAGCGCCGGCAGACCAACAACCAGAACTGGGGCTCCCAACCCATTGCCCAGCAACCCCTGCAACAAGGTGGCGACTACTCTGGTAACTATGGTTACAATAATGACAACCAGGAGTTTTACCAAGATTCTTATGGGCACCAATGGAAGTAG